The following are encoded in a window of Providencia rettgeri genomic DNA:
- a CDS encoding riboflavin synthase subunit alpha, which produces MFTGIVQATAPIIEITERANFRTHVMKFTPELLVGLETGASVAHNGCCLTVTKIDGERVSFDLIKETLRLTNLGDLHEGDVVNIERAAKYGDEIGGHVVSGHIMTTAEISKIFTSEDNHQIWLSIYDKTLMKYILHKGFVAIDGISLTVGDVINNRFCVHLIPETLERTTLGQKRLGDKVNIEIDPQTQAIVDTVERVLNQKEQEKLLQQGNDVVEEAQGK; this is translated from the coding sequence ATGTTTACAGGTATTGTTCAAGCGACTGCGCCAATTATTGAAATTACGGAAAGAGCAAATTTTCGTACTCATGTCATGAAATTCACCCCTGAATTACTGGTTGGTTTAGAAACGGGTGCCTCTGTTGCCCATAATGGTTGCTGTTTAACCGTCACTAAAATTGATGGTGAAAGAGTTAGCTTTGATTTGATTAAAGAAACATTGCGCCTGACGAACCTGGGTGACTTGCATGAAGGTGACGTTGTCAATATTGAACGTGCTGCAAAATATGGTGATGAAATAGGTGGTCATGTGGTGTCCGGTCACATCATGACAACTGCTGAAATCAGTAAAATTTTCACGTCTGAGGATAATCATCAAATTTGGCTATCTATTTATGATAAAACCTTGATGAAATATATTTTGCATAAAGGGTTTGTGGCTATTGACGGTATTAGCCTTACCGTTGGTGATGTCATCAATAACCGTTTCTGTGTGCACTTAATCCCTGAAACGTTAGAAAGAACTACGCTAGGCCAAAAGCGCTTAGGGGATAAAGTGAATATTGAGATAGACCCACAAACTCAAGCGATCGTAGATACCGTTGAGCGAGTGCTGAATCAAAAAGAACAAGAAAAACTTTTACAACAAGGGAACGACGTTGTCGAAGAGGCACAGGGCAAGTAA
- a CDS encoding putative quinol monooxygenase — translation MSIVVYAQITTERTDGYLTREIVRDLARLSRREKGCIQYDLMAKENGYIVFEEWENTQALEMHKNSPHFRRLVEAIERDNASFSVNLSEK, via the coding sequence ATGAGTATTGTTGTGTATGCCCAAATTACAACTGAAAGAACGGATGGGTATTTAACGAGAGAAATCGTTCGTGACTTAGCAAGACTAAGTCGCCGTGAGAAAGGATGCATTCAATATGATCTTATGGCTAAAGAAAATGGCTATATTGTTTTCGAAGAGTGGGAAAACACTCAGGCATTAGAGATGCATAAAAACAGTCCACATTTCAGGCGCTTAGTTGAAGCTATTGAACGTGATAATGCCAGTTTTTCTGTTAATTTAAGTGAAAAATAG
- a CDS encoding Grx4 family monothiol glutaredoxin, protein MTTIERIERQIKENPILLYMKGSPKLPSCGFSAQAVQALSSCGERFAYVDILQNPDIRAELPKYANWPTFPQLWVDGELVGGCDIIMEMFQRGELQSLIKETADKYRPEDEANA, encoded by the coding sequence ATGACAACAATTGAAAGAATTGAGCGCCAAATCAAAGAAAATCCAATTTTATTATACATGAAAGGCTCGCCAAAACTTCCGAGCTGTGGCTTTTCTGCTCAAGCAGTTCAAGCGCTGTCTTCATGTGGTGAGCGCTTTGCTTATGTTGATATTTTGCAAAACCCAGATATTCGCGCTGAATTGCCAAAATATGCAAACTGGCCGACTTTTCCACAATTATGGGTAGATGGTGAACTCGTTGGCGGGTGTGACATTATTATGGAAATGTTCCAACGTGGTGAGCTGCAATCACTCATTAAAGAAACAGCAGATAAATACCGTCCAGAAGATGAAGCTAACGCGTAA
- the punR gene encoding DNA-binding transcriptional activator PunR encodes MWSAHALEVIDAVARTGSFSGAADELHRVPSAISYTVKQVEEWLAVPLFERRHRDVVLTEAGLIFIKESRSVIKKMTQTRHQCQQAANGWRGQFSIAVDCIVKPQRTEQLILDFYRHFPDIELYIHSEVFNGVWDALADGRVDVAIGATRASPIGERYSFRDMGFMSWMCVASPDHPLAKIGHNLTDDQMREYPSLCLEDTSRSLPKRDTWALDNQRRLVVPYWENGLACLANGLCVGMVPEHRAAPLCAEGKLVELTLAQPFPSSPCCLTWVEKNTSPALSWLLDYLGDSETLNAEWLSI; translated from the coding sequence ATGTGGTCAGCTCATGCACTAGAAGTGATTGATGCGGTTGCTCGGACGGGGAGTTTTAGTGGTGCCGCAGATGAGTTGCACCGCGTGCCTTCAGCAATCAGCTATACGGTTAAACAAGTTGAAGAATGGTTAGCGGTTCCCTTGTTTGAGCGTCGGCATCGAGATGTCGTCTTAACCGAGGCTGGACTTATTTTTATTAAAGAAAGCCGTTCTGTTATCAAAAAAATGACACAGACACGTCATCAATGCCAGCAAGCGGCGAATGGTTGGCGAGGGCAGTTTAGCATTGCGGTTGACTGTATTGTTAAGCCACAGCGGACTGAGCAACTTATTCTCGATTTTTATCGACACTTTCCTGATATCGAATTGTATATACATTCCGAGGTGTTTAATGGTGTTTGGGATGCATTAGCCGATGGGCGGGTAGATGTCGCTATTGGGGCAACCCGCGCTTCACCGATTGGCGAGCGATACAGCTTTCGTGATATGGGGTTTATGTCATGGATGTGTGTTGCAAGCCCAGATCATCCTTTAGCAAAAATAGGCCATAATTTGACGGATGATCAAATGCGAGAGTACCCAAGCCTCTGCTTAGAAGATACTTCCCGTAGCTTACCCAAACGTGATACTTGGGCGTTAGATAACCAACGACGTTTAGTGGTTCCCTATTGGGAAAATGGGTTGGCGTGTTTAGCGAATGGACTTTGTGTGGGTATGGTGCCCGAGCATCGGGCTGCGCCTCTATGTGCAGAAGGTAAATTGGTGGAGTTGACATTGGCGCAGCCATTTCCATCAAGTCCATGCTGTTTAACGTGGGTAGAAAAAAACACCTCTCCCGCGCTAAGTTGGTTATTGGATTATCTTGGTGATAGTGAAACACTCAATGCGGAATGGTTATCCATTTAA
- the purR gene encoding HTH-type transcriptional repressor PurR yields MATIKDVAKRAGVSTTTVSHVINKTRFVADDTKAAVWAAIKALNYSPSAVARSLKVNHTKSIGLLATSSEAPYFAEVIESVENSCYEKGYTLILCNSHNNLGKQKAYLQMLAQKRVDGLLVMCSEYPDTLIGMLEDYRNIPMVVMDWGTSRGDFTDSIIDNSFHGGYLAGRYLIDRGHRDIGVIPGSLERNTGIGRLTGFQKAMEEAKITLKKEWIVQGDFEPESGYKAMMQILSHKQRPTAVFCGGDIMAMGAICAADEMGLRVPQDISIIGYDNVRNARYFTPALTTIHQPKERLGQMAFAMLLDRIVNKREDAQTIEVHPRLVERRSVADGPFIDYRR; encoded by the coding sequence ATGGCAACGATTAAAGATGTGGCAAAACGCGCTGGCGTCTCCACCACGACCGTATCCCATGTTATTAATAAAACGCGCTTTGTGGCTGATGACACTAAAGCGGCAGTTTGGGCTGCAATCAAAGCGCTCAATTATTCACCTAGTGCGGTTGCCCGTAGTTTAAAAGTAAATCACACCAAATCGATTGGTTTGCTGGCAACATCCAGCGAGGCACCTTATTTTGCTGAGGTTATTGAGTCCGTTGAAAATAGCTGCTATGAAAAAGGCTACACACTGATCCTCTGTAACTCTCACAATAATTTAGGTAAACAAAAAGCCTACTTACAGATGTTGGCACAAAAACGTGTCGATGGCCTATTGGTGATGTGTTCCGAATATCCAGACACACTCATTGGCATGCTTGAAGATTACCGCAATATTCCTATGGTTGTGATGGATTGGGGAACATCCCGAGGGGATTTCACTGATAGCATCATTGATAACTCCTTCCACGGTGGTTACCTCGCAGGACGTTATCTGATTGATAGAGGTCATCGTGATATTGGCGTGATCCCAGGTTCCCTTGAGCGAAATACAGGGATCGGCCGTTTAACTGGTTTCCAAAAAGCCATGGAAGAAGCTAAAATTACCTTAAAGAAAGAGTGGATTGTCCAAGGGGATTTTGAGCCTGAGTCAGGTTATAAAGCGATGATGCAGATTTTAAGCCACAAACAGCGCCCTACCGCCGTTTTTTGTGGTGGTGATATTATGGCTATGGGCGCAATTTGTGCTGCTGATGAAATGGGCTTACGTGTTCCACAAGATATATCAATCATTGGCTACGACAATGTACGAAATGCGCGTTATTTCACCCCTGCATTGACAACAATCCACCAGCCTAAAGAACGTTTGGGGCAAATGGCGTTCGCAATGTTACTAGACCGCATCGTGAATAAACGCGAAGACGCTCAAACTATCGAAGTTCATCCTCGCCTTGTTGAGCGCCGTTCGGTCGCTGATGGGCCATTTATCGACTATCGTCGCTAA
- the punC gene encoding purine nucleoside transporter PunC, which yields MTTVKKNSPGFMIYLAGLSMLGFLAIDMYLPAFGAMQTSLHTTEGAISASLSIFLAGFAFAQLLWGPLSDKLGRKPVLIVGLTLFIVSSLAIFWVTTATQLLTLRFLQAVGVCSAAVLWQALVIDRYDEANTQKVFASIMPLVALSPALAPLLGAWVLEHQTWEVIFLILMAVGVLLLLPTCFLKNVSVKKHEDDSQPQTKISFAKLLSSPIFSGNVLIYASCSAGFFAWLTGSPFILRNMGFNPADIGLSYIPQTLAFIVGGYGCRLVLAKIRAETLFPLLLIGYGVSMSLLFVMAIYTTPSLTMILIPFCFMAAMNGASYPIAVSKALNAFPTASGKAAALQNALQLGLCFLASLLVSALTFDPLLATTGVMAFTILPMTIGYFMQRCAVKSEKALQQADCQAN from the coding sequence ATGACGACTGTGAAAAAAAACTCCCCTGGGTTTATGATTTACCTTGCCGGATTAAGTATGTTGGGGTTTTTAGCCATTGATATGTACCTGCCTGCTTTTGGTGCAATGCAAACCTCTTTGCACACAACAGAAGGGGCTATCAGTGCTTCTCTCAGTATCTTTTTAGCGGGCTTTGCATTTGCTCAACTTCTTTGGGGACCGCTTTCAGATAAATTGGGCCGCAAACCCGTATTAATTGTTGGCCTAACTCTCTTTATTGTGAGCAGTTTAGCTATCTTTTGGGTCACAACAGCGACACAATTGTTAACTTTGCGTTTTTTACAAGCTGTTGGCGTATGCTCCGCTGCCGTTTTATGGCAAGCTCTTGTAATTGACCGTTATGATGAAGCTAACACGCAAAAAGTTTTCGCCTCAATTATGCCATTGGTCGCGCTCTCTCCTGCTCTTGCCCCTTTATTAGGCGCATGGGTGCTTGAGCACCAAACTTGGGAAGTTATCTTTTTAATTTTAATGGCTGTCGGCGTTTTATTACTGCTACCGACATGTTTCCTCAAAAATGTTTCTGTTAAAAAACACGAAGATGATAGCCAGCCTCAAACCAAAATCTCATTTGCTAAATTGCTCAGTTCCCCTATTTTCAGTGGTAACGTGTTAATTTATGCTTCTTGCAGTGCTGGTTTTTTTGCTTGGTTAACAGGCTCACCTTTTATTCTACGCAATATGGGCTTTAACCCTGCGGATATTGGATTGAGCTATATTCCTCAAACGCTCGCATTCATCGTGGGTGGTTATGGTTGCCGTCTTGTTTTAGCCAAAATACGTGCTGAAACCTTGTTCCCTCTGCTATTAATTGGCTATGGGGTCAGCATGTCTCTCTTATTCGTCATGGCAATTTATACCACACCGTCATTAACCATGATTTTAATTCCATTTTGCTTTATGGCGGCCATGAACGGCGCATCATATCCGATAGCAGTTTCAAAAGCCTTAAACGCATTCCCAACTGCAAGTGGTAAAGCGGCAGCCTTACAAAATGCCTTACAACTCGGGTTATGCTTCTTAGCAAGTTTATTGGTTTCTGCTTTAACCTTTGACCCACTGCTTGCAACAACAGGGGTTATGGCATTTACCATTCTCCCAATGACAATCGGTTATTTTATGCAGCGTTGCGCAGTCAAATCTGAAAAGGCACTACAGCAGGCTGATTGCCAAGCAAATTAA
- the sodB gene encoding superoxide dismutase [Fe], protein MSFELPALPYAKDALEPYISSETLEYHYGKHHNTYVVNLNNLIKGTNFEGKSLEEIIKTSDAGVFNNAAQVWNHTFYWNCLAPNAGGEPTGKVADAINKAFGSFAEFKAQFTDAATKNFGAGWTWLVKKTDGSLAIVNTSNAATPISGDDKPVLTVDIWEHAYYIDYRNARPKYLENFWALVNWKFVEENLA, encoded by the coding sequence ATGTCATTTGAACTTCCCGCTCTACCGTATGCAAAAGATGCTTTAGAACCTTATATTTCATCTGAAACTTTAGAATACCACTATGGTAAGCACCACAATACCTACGTTGTTAACTTAAACAACTTAATCAAAGGGACTAACTTTGAAGGTAAATCTTTAGAAGAAATTATTAAAACGTCTGACGCTGGTGTGTTTAATAACGCAGCTCAAGTATGGAACCACACTTTCTATTGGAACTGCTTAGCACCAAATGCCGGTGGTGAGCCAACCGGTAAAGTTGCAGATGCTATCAATAAAGCCTTTGGTTCTTTTGCGGAGTTTAAAGCGCAGTTTACCGACGCAGCAACCAAAAACTTTGGTGCTGGCTGGACTTGGTTAGTTAAAAAAACCGATGGTAGTTTAGCTATCGTTAATACGTCTAACGCAGCAACACCAATTTCTGGTGATGATAAACCTGTGTTAACTGTTGATATTTGGGAGCACGCTTATTACATCGATTATCGTAATGCGCGCCCTAAATACTTAGAAAATTTCTGGGCACTGGTAAACTGGAAATTCGTAGAAGAAAACTTAGCATAA
- a CDS encoding helix-turn-helix transcriptional regulator: MMLKQYYPPDELKDFVSSILIIKEFTSAIKIFPGTGAEIWVSSDPICMSADGHSVTNPFQLIIPRVNTFTANPNQTKTMVLRIRHDALRFLLPQRTFNYTDRPIALGEIWQDNWFEALASSSFKELLDCFIQTKASKKPHFTDEIIELLYRNPTKKITEIADETGLHLRVIQKEFLKEYGITPKRYQINCRLEHVLKSMVIEQDTYRWFETGYYDQSHFYRDFKRYFTMTPSAFLKSDYSLFYNTKTKYPLR, encoded by the coding sequence ATGATGTTGAAACAATATTATCCACCCGATGAACTAAAAGACTTTGTGAGTTCAATTTTGATTATCAAAGAGTTCACCAGTGCGATTAAAATTTTCCCAGGAACAGGCGCTGAAATTTGGGTTTCATCGGATCCCATATGCATGTCTGCGGACGGGCACAGCGTCACAAATCCGTTTCAACTTATCATACCGAGAGTCAATACGTTTACCGCCAATCCAAACCAGACAAAAACCATGGTATTGCGTATTCGCCACGACGCATTACGTTTTTTATTACCACAACGTACATTTAATTATACCGATAGACCCATCGCCTTGGGGGAAATTTGGCAAGATAATTGGTTTGAAGCGCTCGCGAGTTCATCCTTTAAAGAATTATTAGATTGCTTTATACAAACAAAAGCAAGCAAAAAACCCCATTTTACCGATGAAATTATCGAATTACTCTATCGTAATCCGACAAAAAAAATCACAGAAATAGCCGATGAGACAGGTTTACATCTGCGCGTCATTCAAAAAGAGTTTCTAAAAGAGTACGGTATTACACCAAAACGCTACCAGATCAATTGCCGTTTAGAACATGTTTTAAAAAGTATGGTGATAGAGCAAGATACTTATCGTTGGTTTGAAACGGGCTATTATGATCAATCTCATTTCTACCGAGATTTCAAAAGATACTTTACTATGACCCCGTCGGCCTTTTTAAAATCAGATTATTCGCTTTTTTACAATACAAAAACCAAGTACCCATTAAGATAG